In Ictalurus punctatus breed USDA103 chromosome 3, Coco_2.0, whole genome shotgun sequence, the following are encoded in one genomic region:
- the atl1 gene encoding atlastin-1: protein MIVDEERAVRQPRGLESDTPCAMVRDKKDRDSWGSFVDKHVFEWSSEDEEPDGKARPVQVLVVKDDHTFELDEAALNRILLAKDLRDREIVAISVAGAFRKGKSFLMDFMLRYMYNQASEDWLGDPDVPLTGFSWRGGSERETTGIQIWSEVFLVDKPDGNKVAVLLMDTQGTFDSQSTLRDSATVFALSTMISSMQVYNISQNVQEDDLQHLQLFTEYGRLAMEETFLKPFQSMIFLVRDWSFPYEFPYGQEGGMKFLEKRLKISENQHEELQNVRKHIHSCFTNISCFLMPHPGLKVATNPHFDGRLKEIDSEFISNLKVLVPWLLSPKNLDVKEINGSKITCRGLLEYFKAYIKIYQGEELPHPKSMLQATAEANNLAAVAAAKDLYNRKMEEVSGGDRPFLAPSELQARHAVIRDEALAVFRGVKKMGGEEFSRRYLLQLEAEIDELFVQYIKHNDSKNIFHAARTPATLFVVIFIMYVAAGITGFVGVDVIASVCNMVLGFALITLCTWAYIRYSGEYRELGALIDQVAGALWDQGSTNEALYKLYNVAANHRQLYSHAFPRHQTEQHPEQDKKRN from the exons ATGATTGTTGATGAAGAGCGAGCAGTGAGACAACCCAGGGGGCTGGAAAGCGACACTCCATGCGCCATGGTCCGGGATAAAAAGGATAGAGACAGCTGGG GGTCTTTTGTGGACAAGCATGTATTTGAGTGGAGCTCTGAGGACGAGGAGCCGGACGGTAAGGCTCGGCCAGTGCAGGTTCTGGTGGTGAAGGATGATCACACGTTCGAGCTGGACGAGGCAGCACTGAATCGTATCCTGCTGGCCAAAGAcctcagagacagagagatagtcGCAATATCTGTTGCTGGAGCTTTCCGGAAAGGGAAGTCCTTCCTCATGGACTTTATGCTACGCTACATGTACAACCAG gcGAGTGAAGACTGGTTAGGAGATCCCGATGTGCCTTTGACAGGTTTCTCGTGGAGAGGAGGCTCAGAGAGGGAGACCACCGGCATCCAAATCTGGAGTGAAGTCTTCCTGGTGGACAAACCAGACGGAAACAAG GTGGCAGTGCTGCTGATGGACACACAGGGAACGTTCGACAGCCAGTCCACGCTGAGAGACTCAGCTACTGTTTTCGCCCTCAGTACCATGATCAGCTCCATGCAG GTGTATAACATATCACAGAATGTTCAGGAGGATGACTTGCAGCACCTGCAG CTCTTTACAGAATATGGTAGACTGGCCATGGAGGAAacgttcctcaaaccgttccag TCAATGATTTTCCTTGTGAGAGATTGGAGTTTTCCATACGAGTTTCCCTACGGACAAGAGGGAGGCATGAAGTTCCTGGAGAAAAGACTAAAG ATTTCAGAGAACCAGCATGAGGAGCTGCAGAACGTGAGGAAGCACATTCACTCCTGCTTTACTAACATCTCCTGCTTCCTCATGCCACATCCCGGCCTCAAGGTCGCTACCAACCCCCACTTTGATGGAAGACTCAAGG AGATCGATTCAGAGTTTATCAGTAACCTGAAAGTGCTGGTGCCATGGTTACTCAGCCCCAAAAACCTGGACGTCAAAGAAATCAACGGCAGCAAGATTACCTGTAGAGGCCTGCTGGAATATTTTAAG GCATATATAAAGATTTACCAGGGGGAAGAGTTGCCCCACCCAAAGTCCATGCtacag GCCACCGCAGAGGCGAATAACCTGGCGGCTGTAGCTGCAGCTAAAGACCTGTACAACCGAAAGATGGAGGAG GTGAGCGGGGGCGACCGGCCCTTTTTAGCCCCGAGTGAGTTGCAGGCTCGTCATGCAGTGATCCGTGATGAAGCCCTAGCTGTGTTCCGTGGTGTGAAGAAGATGGGTGGCGAGGAGTTCAGTCGCCGCTACCTGCTGCAGCTGGAGGCAGAAATCGACGAGCTCTTTGTGCAGTACATCAAGCACAATGACTCCAAGAATATCTTCCATGCAGCAAGGACGCCCGCCACGCTCTTCGTGGTCATCTTCATTATGTATGTGGCAGCGGGCATCACAGGCTTCGTGGGCGTGGACGTGATCGCCAGCGTGTGCAACATGGTTCTGGGTTTCGCTCTCATCACACTCTGCACCTGGGCCTACATCCGCTACTCCGGCGAATACAGAGAGCTCGGCGCCCTCATAGACCAGGTGGCTGGAGCGCTGTGGGACCAG GGAAGCACTAATGAG gCTCTGTATAAATTGTATAACGTGGCTGCCAATCATAGGCAGCTGTACAGCCACGCCTTCCCCAGACACCAGACTGAGCAACACCCCGAACAGGACAAGAAGAGaaactga